In Nitrosospira briensis C-128, a genomic segment contains:
- a CDS encoding SCO family protein: MSKDVIRKGRSVSGRFILALMTAFAAFALCACISQKSWHVEEVTGHLPDLNFSLTTDTGRLVTSTAYEGHLLLMYFGFTNCDSECPVSMARLARVLQLLGNDANRIRILFVTLDPGRDTPQVLHRYVTQFDPDRAIGLTGTTSDIERLTKQYRAAYRPRSKIGEAGDIDHGDAVYIFDLQGRARLLATSADSDAHLAQDLRRLLETAH, translated from the coding sequence ATGAGCAAGGATGTAATCAGAAAGGGACGCTCCGTATCAGGCCGGTTTATTTTGGCGCTGATGACAGCGTTTGCCGCATTTGCCCTGTGCGCATGCATTTCCCAGAAATCCTGGCATGTGGAAGAGGTCACCGGCCATCTCCCGGACCTGAATTTTTCCCTGACGACCGATACCGGCAGGCTTGTAACGTCCACGGCCTATGAAGGGCATTTATTATTGATGTATTTCGGGTTTACGAATTGTGATTCCGAGTGTCCCGTTTCAATGGCTCGTCTCGCGCGCGTATTGCAGTTGTTGGGAAACGATGCGAACCGGATACGCATCCTGTTTGTCACACTTGATCCAGGCCGCGATACGCCGCAAGTCCTCCACCGTTATGTCACGCAATTCGATCCTGACCGTGCAATCGGACTCACCGGGACCACAAGCGATATCGAACGGCTTACGAAACAATATCGAGCCGCCTATCGTCCTCGTTCAAAGATTGGCGAAGCCGGCGATATCGATCATGGCGATGCGGTGTATATTTTTGATTTACAAGGTCGAGCGCGCCTGCTGGCTACGTCCGCCGACTCCGACGCGCACTTGGCGCAAGACTTGCGACGCTTGCTTGAAACAGCTCATTAG
- the ctaD gene encoding cytochrome c oxidase subunit I translates to MATSDITHNPADNSIHGVHSGDDRLNRVPDFGRAPIGSAAEAHLAHTWESAPGWRGSLSTVDHKTIGLRYIVTAFVFLLIGGVEALIMRVQLSGPGLTLLTPEQYSQLFTMHGVTMIFLYALPILSGFSNYLWPLLLGSRDMAFPRLNALSYWVFLFAGIFMYASFPIGQAPNAGWFNYVPFAGPIYNTGPNIDVFALGMVLLGISTTVGSVNFVVTLFRMRAPGMTINRVPILVWGTLTASVANLLVIPAVSLAFFLLWLDRQIGTYFFDVVNGGKPLLWQHLFWIFGHPWVYAIVLPAMGIVSDALPTFCRRPLVGYAAMALATMATMLLGFEVWIHHMFATGLPTVALSIFGAASMVISIPSSVAVFSWIATIWLGRPVFKTPFLFFAGFVLLFVIGGLSGVMTAAVSLDWQLNETYFIVAHLHYVLLGINVFPVIGGIYYWFPKFTGRMMDEKMGKWSFWVMFIGFNVGFFPMHISGLLGMPRRIYTYSSRMGWDTVNMITSIGSFVFALGVLIFLVNVAISLKRGARAGPNPWDAASLEWSIPSPPPAYNFAVIPVVASRHPLWEGRLDENGESGNRSSLEEGYLLMEGRETMGTSPIDAVPEIILKMPDDSYAPFFVGLFVSLVFVGMLLHWWNFTGLMIILTIAALIVWMWPRKALAQRLPDAPRREAHG, encoded by the coding sequence ATGGCTACCTCTGACATCACGCATAACCCAGCGGACAACAGTATCCACGGCGTCCATTCAGGCGATGACCGCCTGAACCGCGTGCCTGATTTTGGCCGCGCGCCGATTGGTTCGGCTGCCGAGGCGCACCTCGCCCATACCTGGGAATCGGCCCCCGGTTGGCGCGGCTCGCTCTCCACGGTCGATCATAAAACGATCGGCCTGCGGTATATCGTCACGGCGTTTGTTTTCCTTCTGATCGGCGGCGTCGAAGCCCTGATCATGCGCGTGCAGCTCTCCGGACCGGGCCTTACGCTGTTGACGCCGGAACAATACAGCCAATTGTTCACGATGCACGGCGTGACGATGATCTTCCTGTATGCCTTGCCGATATTGTCGGGATTTTCCAATTATCTCTGGCCGTTACTGCTGGGCTCGCGTGACATGGCATTTCCCCGCTTGAATGCACTCTCTTACTGGGTCTTCCTGTTTGCCGGCATATTCATGTATGCGAGCTTCCCTATCGGCCAGGCGCCGAACGCCGGCTGGTTCAACTACGTTCCTTTCGCGGGCCCCATCTATAACACCGGCCCCAATATCGATGTCTTCGCGCTCGGCATGGTGCTGCTGGGAATATCGACGACTGTCGGATCGGTCAATTTTGTGGTTACGCTATTCCGGATGCGGGCGCCGGGCATGACAATCAATCGCGTACCGATCCTGGTCTGGGGCACGCTCACCGCATCCGTAGCCAACCTGCTGGTCATCCCCGCGGTCAGCCTCGCGTTTTTTCTTCTGTGGCTGGACCGCCAGATCGGCACCTACTTCTTCGACGTGGTCAATGGCGGTAAGCCGCTGCTGTGGCAGCACCTCTTCTGGATTTTCGGCCATCCGTGGGTTTACGCGATTGTGCTTCCGGCGATGGGCATCGTTTCGGACGCATTGCCCACGTTTTGCCGCCGCCCCCTGGTGGGTTACGCAGCGATGGCCCTTGCCACCATGGCGACCATGCTGCTTGGATTCGAGGTATGGATCCATCATATGTTCGCCACCGGTTTGCCGACGGTGGCCCTATCGATTTTCGGTGCCGCCAGCATGGTCATTTCAATTCCGAGCTCAGTCGCGGTGTTTTCATGGATTGCAACCATCTGGCTCGGAAGGCCGGTGTTCAAGACGCCGTTTCTGTTCTTTGCCGGATTTGTCCTTCTGTTTGTCATCGGCGGCTTATCGGGTGTGATGACGGCAGCCGTATCGCTCGATTGGCAGCTTAACGAAACTTACTTCATCGTCGCACATTTGCATTATGTGCTGCTGGGAATCAACGTGTTCCCGGTCATCGGCGGCATCTACTACTGGTTTCCCAAATTCACCGGCCGCATGATGGATGAAAAGATGGGCAAATGGAGTTTTTGGGTCATGTTCATCGGTTTCAACGTAGGGTTTTTTCCGATGCACATATCGGGTCTGCTGGGCATGCCGCGCCGTATCTACACCTATTCATCGCGGATGGGTTGGGATACGGTCAATATGATCACCTCCATCGGGTCTTTCGTATTTGCGCTTGGTGTCCTGATTTTTCTTGTCAATGTCGCGATCAGCCTCAAGCGTGGCGCTCGGGCAGGCCCAAACCCATGGGATGCCGCCTCGCTGGAATGGTCCATCCCTTCGCCGCCCCCCGCCTATAACTTTGCCGTCATTCCCGTTGTCGCAAGCCGGCATCCGCTATGGGAGGGCAGGCTCGACGAAAACGGGGAAAGCGGGAATCGTTCGAGCCTGGAAGAAGGCTACCTGCTGATGGAAGGCCGGGAAACGATGGGCACTTCTCCGATCGATGCGGTACCGGAGATCATCCTGAAGATGCCCGATGACTCCTATGCACCCTTCTTTGTCGGGTTGTTCGTTTCACTGGTGTTCGTTGGCATGCTGCTTCACTGGTGGAATTTCACCGGGCTGATGATTATATTGACCATTGCCGCGCTTATCGTCTGGATGTGGCCCAGAAAAGCGCTTGCTCAACGCTTGCCTGATGCACCACGGCGGGAAGCCCATGGTTAA
- a CDS encoding pyridoxal-phosphate dependent enzyme produces the protein MPLHIETPLIESHLISHKVGQSIWLKMESAQPSGSFKTRGIGYACEEYLKRGAKRFIASSGGNAGLAVAFAGRRLSVPVIIVVPETASKRAVNLMCLENAEVIVQGKSLDEAHRFALSLMQPADAYIHPFDDPLIWRGHASLIDEIFRTGLKPDAIVLSVGGGGLLCGVIEGLKRNGGADVPVIAVETEGADSYGKSLNAGFLVELANISSIATTLGARMVCAQALAYSKNHRIESVVLPDQMAVSASLQFLQDHGIVVEPACGVALAAVYEKVAALSGYKTVLVIVCGGVGSTADDLVELARVECDVAKY, from the coding sequence ATGCCGCTACATATTGAAACACCGCTAATTGAATCCCATTTGATCAGCCATAAAGTGGGTCAATCCATTTGGTTGAAAATGGAGTCCGCCCAACCATCCGGTTCTTTCAAAACCCGAGGAATCGGCTATGCATGCGAAGAATATTTAAAACGAGGAGCAAAACGCTTCATTGCGTCATCGGGCGGGAATGCGGGGCTGGCAGTTGCTTTTGCTGGACGGCGCCTTTCGGTACCTGTAATCATCGTGGTACCTGAGACAGCTTCAAAGCGGGCGGTGAATTTGATGTGTTTAGAGAATGCGGAAGTTATAGTCCAGGGGAAGTCTTTGGACGAAGCGCACCGATTTGCACTGTCACTCATGCAACCCGCCGATGCATATATACATCCTTTCGATGACCCGCTGATTTGGAGAGGTCATGCCAGTCTAATTGATGAAATATTCCGTACTGGTCTGAAGCCTGACGCAATCGTTCTGTCAGTCGGCGGTGGCGGCCTCCTTTGCGGTGTCATAGAGGGATTGAAGCGGAATGGAGGGGCCGACGTGCCCGTCATCGCTGTTGAAACTGAAGGTGCGGACTCCTATGGGAAATCCTTAAACGCGGGATTCCTTGTCGAGCTTGCAAACATATCGAGTATTGCGACGACGTTAGGAGCGCGCATGGTTTGTGCACAAGCATTGGCATACTCAAAAAATCACCGAATCGAAAGCGTTGTGTTGCCGGACCAGATGGCCGTGTCTGCTTCTTTGCAGTTTTTGCAAGATCATGGAATTGTTGTTGAGCCTGCTTGCGGCGTTGCGCTCGCTGCGGTGTACGAAAAAGTTGCAGCGTTATCAGGATATAAAACGGTATTGGTTATCGTATGCGGCGGCGTTGGTTCTACCGCTGATGACTTAGTCGAGTTGGCACGTGTGGAATGTGACGTAGCAAAATATTAA
- a CDS encoding YihY family inner membrane protein: protein MKSSRPLDFIRYVLVRFFQHNCTQVAASLTFTTLLSLVPLIAIALSVVAAFPAFGEMSDQIKTFILTTMMPEAANKVIAVYMQQFADNAVKLTAIGTAFLGVTALALMLTIDKALNAIWRVTRLRPLLHRLLIYWAVLTIGPLLIGASLSLTSWLIGISMGLTRDIPGIDVALLQLGPLMLTSIAFSVPYLIVPNRQISWRHAAAGGLAAAVGFEIMKQGFAFYITRFPTYQAVYGAFATIPIFLMWIYLSWLMVLLGAVIAASLSSWRFGDWQHDPTAQGKQFLDALRLLQVLGEALRKGTVETYSSLQQHLKLNLEEMEPLLALLSQANLVQQVKTGGWVQIIDPEQVTVADIYRLFTFRPEALQSAAAGNLELERLLEDITMGMNEKMNISLAQLFAPKPDNEEHVFA from the coding sequence ATGAAATCCTCGCGGCCGCTGGATTTCATACGCTATGTTCTTGTGCGTTTTTTTCAACATAACTGCACGCAGGTCGCCGCCAGCCTCACCTTTACGACACTGCTCTCATTGGTGCCGTTGATCGCCATTGCACTGTCTGTCGTAGCGGCATTTCCCGCTTTTGGAGAAATGTCGGACCAGATAAAGACATTTATCCTCACCACCATGATGCCGGAAGCGGCAAATAAGGTTATTGCAGTATATATGCAACAGTTCGCCGATAATGCGGTAAAGCTTACCGCCATCGGCACCGCTTTTCTGGGCGTAACAGCACTTGCCCTCATGTTGACGATCGATAAAGCGTTGAATGCCATCTGGCGCGTGACGCGGTTGCGTCCACTCTTGCATCGACTGCTCATCTATTGGGCTGTGCTGACCATCGGCCCGTTATTGATAGGCGCAAGCTTGTCGCTTACTTCCTGGCTGATCGGGATATCCATGGGCCTGACCCGGGATATTCCAGGCATTGATGTCGCGCTTCTGCAATTAGGGCCGCTAATGCTGACAAGCATTGCATTTTCCGTTCCCTATCTTATCGTGCCTAATCGTCAAATTTCGTGGCGCCATGCCGCAGCCGGCGGCTTGGCCGCGGCGGTGGGATTTGAGATAATGAAACAGGGGTTCGCTTTTTACATCACCCGGTTTCCCACTTATCAGGCAGTATATGGGGCATTCGCCACTATACCTATATTTCTGATGTGGATTTATCTCTCATGGCTGATGGTGTTGCTCGGCGCTGTGATTGCCGCTTCCCTGTCGAGCTGGCGTTTTGGCGATTGGCAGCATGACCCGACAGCACAGGGTAAGCAGTTCCTGGATGCATTACGCCTGTTGCAGGTATTGGGCGAAGCGCTCAGGAAAGGCACAGTTGAAACCTATTCCAGTTTGCAACAACATCTAAAACTGAATCTGGAAGAAATGGAGCCGCTACTGGCGCTGCTGAGCCAAGCGAATCTGGTTCAGCAGGTAAAAACAGGAGGGTGGGTTCAAATAATCGACCCCGAGCAGGTTACGGTGGCCGATATTTATCGCCTCTTTACATTTCGCCCCGAGGCGCTGCAGTCGGCAGCGGCAGGTAATTTAGAGCTGGAGCGTCTGCTGGAGGACATCACGATGGGTATGAACGAGAAAATGAATATATCGCTAGCGCAACTTTTTGCGCCAAAACCCGATAATGAAGAGCATGTTTTCGCGTGA
- the coxB gene encoding cytochrome c oxidase subunit II: MKIIKPGFYFHAASKQASDLAARVVVISATVAILAPAANAADAPLNYFLHSYGPASRPTMHLGWVLAGLSVLVFSIITLLLLAALLRRRPAMNPRTIGREGEGLRWIYIGTGISTCILFGLVIYSLMVLNAVAKPAQSPTITLTVTGYDWWWKIEYDHDDPLQRFITANELHVPVGQPVLIKLKSADVIHAFWVPKLAGKTQMIPGLTNQQWIQADVPGIYTGQCVQFCGAGHAHMGFEIVAESARDFERWQNAQRQTVSLAPMTDENPGHKLFMDRCAGCHTIRGTNASGRHAPDLTHLNSRRRLAAGLLTNSPEHLMNWVVNAQQLKPGSRMPSIALSESEKSALALFLSELD; this comes from the coding sequence ATGAAAATTATCAAGCCGGGATTTTATTTTCATGCAGCCTCAAAACAGGCATCAGACCTGGCGGCACGGGTGGTCGTCATATCCGCCACAGTGGCAATACTGGCACCCGCGGCGAATGCAGCGGACGCACCGCTAAATTATTTCCTGCACAGTTATGGGCCCGCGTCCAGACCGACAATGCATCTCGGATGGGTGCTCGCCGGGCTATCGGTACTAGTGTTCTCCATTATCACGCTATTGCTGCTGGCAGCTTTGCTTCGCAGACGTCCCGCCATGAACCCGCGCACAATCGGCCGTGAAGGCGAAGGGCTGCGGTGGATATATATCGGAACGGGAATTTCCACCTGCATATTGTTTGGCCTGGTTATTTACTCCCTGATGGTGCTGAACGCGGTCGCCAAGCCGGCGCAAAGCCCAACCATTACGCTGACCGTTACGGGATATGACTGGTGGTGGAAAATCGAGTATGACCATGATGATCCATTGCAGCGCTTCATCACTGCCAATGAGCTGCATGTTCCGGTCGGCCAGCCTGTCCTGATCAAGCTGAAAAGTGCCGACGTCATCCATGCGTTCTGGGTACCGAAGCTCGCCGGCAAAACACAGATGATCCCGGGACTCACGAATCAGCAATGGATCCAGGCCGATGTGCCGGGCATATATACCGGGCAATGTGTCCAGTTTTGCGGCGCCGGTCATGCTCACATGGGTTTCGAGATCGTTGCGGAAAGCGCCCGCGATTTTGAAAGATGGCAGAACGCCCAGCGGCAAACCGTTTCACTTGCTCCGATGACGGATGAAAATCCGGGACACAAACTGTTCATGGATCGTTGCGCCGGTTGCCACACGATTCGGGGAACCAATGCCAGCGGCCGGCATGCGCCCGATCTGACTCACTTGAACTCACGACGCCGGCTTGCAGCTGGACTATTAACGAACTCGCCTGAACATCTGATGAACTGGGTCGTCAACGCCCAACAACTCAAGCCGGGGTCACGCATGCCCAGCATTGCGTTATCGGAATCCGAAAAGTCCGCGCTGGCGTTATTTTTATCGGAATTGGATTAA
- a CDS encoding TlpA family protein disulfide reductase: MIRRLSLALSLLLCLLISLPVSAQAVNAQTTGFTFTDHTGKKLTLSDYKGKWVLINFWATWCPPCLKEIPDLVSLYESRKKDVMIIGVAMDYRDPKTVLKFVKSLSISYPIVLGDRKIAAQIGPVSMLPTTYLFNPDGKPAAYKVGLISREDLEEFMREDSRDAKGVRSEKAPNRKGR; this comes from the coding sequence ATGATTCGCCGCCTTTCTCTCGCGCTGTCCCTGTTGCTGTGCCTGTTGATTTCGCTGCCGGTTAGCGCACAAGCAGTTAACGCCCAGACAACGGGCTTTACGTTCACGGACCATACAGGAAAAAAGCTCACGCTCTCCGACTATAAGGGCAAGTGGGTACTGATAAACTTCTGGGCGACATGGTGCCCGCCATGCCTGAAAGAAATTCCGGATCTCGTGTCTCTCTATGAGAGCCGAAAAAAGGATGTCATGATAATCGGCGTAGCAATGGATTATCGCGATCCGAAAACTGTGTTGAAATTCGTAAAATCCCTGTCCATTTCCTATCCAATCGTACTTGGCGACAGGAAAATTGCCGCGCAAATCGGTCCGGTATCCATGCTGCCCACCACATACTTGTTTAATCCGGACGGCAAGCCGGCAGCCTATAAGGTAGGGTTGATTTCCCGCGAAGACCTGGAAGAATTCATGCGGGAAGATTCCCGTGATGCAAAGGGTGTACGTTCTGAAAAGGCACCAAACCGAAAAGGCAGGTAA
- a CDS encoding c-type cytochrome, whose translation MKISGTALRDWTNRALAAGRSWVASVAVGGMIVANAQAADPETIALGEYLAKVADCASCHTAGPHHPPFAGGLPINSPFGVIYSTNITPDPATGIGRYSYADFSRAVREGIAKDGRRLYPAMPYASFAAATDNDMQALYAYFMQEVKPVHHTPPQTRLVFPFSQRWGLMFWSAAFANRKTYQPRTDRDTQWNRGAYLVQTFGHCGACHTPRGLAFQEKGYSESSPDYLSGAVIDNWFAGNLTGTDASGLGRWSEAELSTFLETGHNRHSVAFGSMITVIENSTQHLHKADLDAIAHYLKSLPGKKEKTSYNPPAMQGRLVLTGAVANQFERPGAGLYSGFCAKCHQSNGTGKSPQIPRLGGNAMVLSENASSLVRLILEGGKAPLTKNGPKPKKMPAYEKKFSDREIADVLTFVRNSWGNAAPAVTPRDVSLLRKALHDDRLPQSAP comes from the coding sequence ATGAAGATATCAGGAACGGCACTCAGGGATTGGACAAACCGGGCTTTAGCTGCAGGCCGTTCATGGGTTGCATCGGTTGCCGTGGGGGGGATGATTGTCGCAAACGCCCAGGCTGCCGATCCCGAAACCATCGCCCTTGGCGAATATCTTGCCAAGGTGGCTGATTGCGCCAGTTGCCATACAGCCGGGCCGCATCACCCCCCTTTTGCCGGCGGCCTGCCGATCAATTCGCCTTTCGGGGTTATTTATTCAACGAATATCACACCAGATCCAGCCACAGGCATTGGCAGATACAGTTACGCCGATTTTAGCCGTGCCGTTCGCGAAGGCATCGCCAAGGACGGCAGACGCCTCTATCCGGCTATGCCTTATGCCTCGTTCGCAGCAGCGACGGACAACGATATGCAGGCGTTATATGCTTATTTCATGCAAGAAGTGAAACCGGTTCATCACACGCCCCCCCAAACCAGACTCGTTTTCCCCTTCAGCCAGCGCTGGGGCCTGATGTTCTGGAGCGCGGCATTCGCCAATCGGAAGACATACCAGCCACGCACCGACCGCGATACGCAGTGGAACCGCGGCGCTTACCTCGTGCAAACTTTTGGTCATTGTGGCGCCTGCCATACGCCCCGTGGCCTGGCTTTCCAGGAAAAAGGATATTCGGAATCATCGCCGGACTACTTGAGCGGCGCAGTGATAGATAACTGGTTTGCCGGAAACCTGACTGGAACAGATGCATCGGGTCTGGGCAGATGGTCCGAAGCGGAACTTTCCACGTTCCTGGAAACAGGCCATAACAGACATAGTGTCGCCTTTGGCAGCATGATCACCGTTATCGAAAACAGTACTCAGCATTTACATAAAGCTGATCTGGATGCCATTGCGCACTATCTTAAATCCCTGCCGGGGAAGAAGGAAAAAACATCCTACAACCCCCCCGCCATGCAAGGCCGACTCGTGCTGACAGGGGCTGTTGCAAACCAATTCGAACGCCCGGGCGCGGGCCTCTACTCTGGATTTTGCGCTAAATGCCACCAGAGTAATGGCACAGGCAAGTCCCCGCAAATTCCGCGGCTTGGCGGCAACGCGATGGTTCTCTCCGAAAATGCGTCCTCCCTCGTTCGCCTCATACTGGAAGGAGGAAAAGCGCCGCTGACGAAAAACGGGCCGAAACCAAAAAAAATGCCAGCTTATGAAAAAAAGTTTTCCGACCGCGAGATAGCGGATGTCCTTACCTTCGTACGTAATAGCTGGGGGAACGCGGCACCTGCAGTGACGCCGCGCGATGTATCTCTATTGCGAAAAGCGCTGCACGACGATCGGCTCCCGCAATCGGCACCGTGA
- a CDS encoding 2-isopropylmalate synthase, with translation MKDHLIIFDTTLRDGEQSPGASMTREEKVRIARQLERMRVDVIEAGFPAASNGDFEAVKAVADSIKDSIVCGLARATEADIDRASEALRGASSARIHTFIATSPIHMEKKLRMSPDQVVAQAVKAVKRARQYTDDVEFSPEDAGRSDIAFLCRILEAVIDAGATTVNIPDTVGYTMPEQFGKLIHTLRERIPNSDKVVFSVHCHNDLGLAVANSLSAVMNGARQVECTVNGLGERAGNASLEEIVMAVRTRQDFFPCDTRIDTVHIVPASKLVSGITGFPVQPNKAIVGANAFAHESGIHQDGVLKHRETYEIMRAEDVGWGANKLLLGKHSGRNAFRSRLAELGIELESEEVLNATFMRFKELADKKHDIFDEDLHALVSDDAMTLHEHYKLLSLTAHSETGETPHASIVIAEEGRESRAESGGSGPVDATFRAIEKILASGAELQLFSVNAITSGTDSQGEVTVRLQKSGRIVNGNGADTDIVVASAKAYLSALNKLHSKLERAHPQV, from the coding sequence TTGAAAGATCACTTAATTATTTTTGACACCACGTTGCGCGATGGTGAGCAGAGTCCTGGTGCATCCATGACCAGAGAGGAAAAAGTGCGTATCGCACGGCAACTGGAGCGCATGCGTGTGGATGTGATTGAAGCAGGCTTCCCGGCCGCGTCCAACGGTGACTTCGAGGCGGTAAAGGCGGTAGCGGATTCGATCAAGGACAGCATTGTCTGTGGCCTCGCCCGCGCAACCGAAGCCGATATCGACCGCGCTAGCGAAGCTTTGCGGGGTGCGAGTTCGGCACGTATTCATACTTTTATTGCCACCTCACCCATCCATATGGAGAAGAAACTGCGCATGTCTCCAGACCAGGTGGTGGCGCAGGCGGTAAAAGCAGTGAAACGGGCGCGTCAATATACAGATGATGTGGAATTCTCACCCGAAGATGCAGGTCGCTCGGATATCGCATTCCTCTGCCGTATTCTGGAGGCGGTTATTGATGCGGGTGCCACCACCGTGAATATACCCGACACCGTGGGCTACACGATGCCGGAGCAATTCGGAAAACTCATTCATACGCTGCGCGAGCGTATACCCAATTCCGATAAGGTGGTGTTTTCGGTGCATTGCCATAACGACCTCGGGTTGGCGGTAGCAAATTCCTTGTCGGCGGTCATGAACGGGGCGCGACAGGTTGAATGCACTGTAAATGGCCTGGGTGAGCGTGCCGGCAACGCTTCACTGGAGGAAATCGTGATGGCGGTACGGACTCGCCAGGATTTTTTCCCCTGCGATACACGGATAGATACGGTTCATATCGTACCCGCAAGCAAACTGGTATCAGGCATTACCGGTTTTCCGGTTCAACCGAACAAGGCCATCGTCGGCGCCAACGCGTTTGCTCATGAATCCGGCATACATCAGGACGGTGTGCTCAAGCACCGCGAAACGTACGAAATCATGCGGGCTGAGGATGTGGGCTGGGGCGCCAACAAATTGCTGCTGGGCAAGCATTCCGGACGCAACGCCTTTCGCAGCCGTTTGGCGGAGCTCGGGATCGAATTGGAATCAGAAGAGGTGCTCAACGCCACATTCATGCGTTTCAAGGAATTAGCGGACAAGAAGCACGACATCTTTGACGAAGATCTGCATGCGCTGGTTTCGGATGACGCCATGACCTTGCATGAACACTATAAGCTTCTGTCGCTCACGGCCCATAGTGAAACGGGAGAAACGCCCCATGCGAGTATCGTGATTGCAGAAGAAGGCAGGGAATCACGTGCCGAGTCGGGCGGAAGCGGTCCGGTCGACGCCACTTTCCGGGCAATTGAAAAAATCCTGGCCAGTGGCGCCGAGCTGCAGCTATTCTCCGTTAATGCCATAACGAGCGGTACCGATTCGCAAGGGGAGGTCACGGTACGATTGCAGAAATCCGGCCGCATCGTCAATGGCAACGGCGCAGATACGGATATTGTCGTGGCCTCTGCCAAAGCCTATCTCAGTGCACTCAACAAACTTCACAGCAAGCTCGAGCGGGCTCACCCGCAAGTGTAA
- a CDS encoding cytochrome c oxidase assembly protein, translating into MDLLYWFTPWEESAPVFIATVAVAVLFLRGCARSNPRFQQKLYFWTGVAFTYLVSHTQFDYYAEHQFFIHRLQHLVLHHLGPFLIVLSSPVATLRAGMPEAGQRACRLIAEWKPVQYLLSALCNPIVAVTLFCGLIGFWLLPSVHFTAMIDWRLYRLMNWSMFINGLFFWGIVLHHEPVFSVRLSPGSRIAMMLAVIPPQIVIGAIIFFASSELYPIYTICGRAIGGLGAIADQQIGGIILWIHGAMMSAIGILIVVRGELMPQKH; encoded by the coding sequence ATGGATTTGTTGTATTGGTTCACCCCTTGGGAAGAGTCAGCGCCCGTTTTTATTGCCACGGTTGCTGTGGCGGTGCTGTTTTTGAGAGGTTGCGCCAGAAGCAATCCACGATTTCAACAGAAACTATATTTCTGGACGGGAGTTGCCTTTACCTATCTGGTTTCTCACACCCAGTTCGATTATTACGCCGAGCATCAATTCTTCATTCATCGGCTTCAGCATCTGGTATTGCATCACCTTGGGCCGTTTCTCATCGTGTTGAGCAGCCCTGTGGCTACGCTCCGGGCGGGCATGCCCGAGGCTGGGCAGCGAGCGTGCCGTCTCATCGCGGAGTGGAAGCCGGTTCAATATCTCTTGTCTGCCTTGTGTAATCCCATCGTGGCCGTCACCCTGTTCTGCGGACTCATCGGTTTCTGGTTATTGCCTTCCGTCCACTTTACCGCAATGATCGACTGGCGTTTGTATCGCCTGATGAACTGGAGCATGTTTATAAACGGTTTATTCTTCTGGGGCATCGTTCTCCATCACGAGCCCGTATTTTCGGTCCGGCTATCGCCGGGTTCGCGGATTGCCATGATGCTCGCAGTCATTCCGCCACAAATCGTGATTGGTGCAATAATATTCTTCGCTTCCAGCGAACTCTACCCGATATACACGATTTGCGGCCGTGCGATCGGAGGGTTGGGCGCCATAGCCGACCAGCAAATCGGCGGAATAATTCTATGGATTCATGGCGCGATGATGAGCGCGATTGGTATTTTGATTGTGGTGCGTGGGGAATTGATGCCGCAAAAACACTGA
- a CDS encoding cytochrome c oxidase subunit 3, translating into MVNADQLLVQPLPVGSKGKLSGGWWGVLALIVTEGSLFGYLLFTYFYLASQAEHHWPPTGLPDLLLPSINTAILLLSSVCVWASERCIRKKQIQWAMAAMALAIVLGACFVGIQLNEWDKKTYGMTSDLYGSLYFTITGFHLLHVVIGLAILLLLLVWISFSYFNEKRHVAVTIGGVYWHFVDVVWLFVFTTLYLVPYL; encoded by the coding sequence ATGGTTAACGCCGATCAATTGCTGGTACAGCCACTGCCCGTAGGGAGCAAGGGCAAACTATCGGGTGGGTGGTGGGGCGTTCTGGCGCTGATCGTAACGGAGGGATCGCTATTTGGATATCTTCTGTTTACTTACTTCTATCTTGCGTCCCAAGCCGAACACCATTGGCCGCCGACAGGTTTGCCCGACTTGCTCCTGCCCAGCATAAATACGGCGATTTTGCTTCTGAGCAGTGTCTGCGTTTGGGCAAGCGAACGCTGCATCCGGAAAAAACAGATCCAGTGGGCCATGGCGGCGATGGCGCTCGCAATCGTGCTGGGTGCCTGTTTCGTCGGAATTCAGCTCAATGAATGGGATAAAAAAACGTATGGCATGACTTCGGATCTGTATGGATCGCTGTATTTCACGATCACGGGCTTTCACCTGCTTCACGTCGTCATCGGACTGGCCATCCTGTTGCTCCTGCTGGTGTGGATATCGTTCAGCTACTTTAACGAGAAACGCCATGTCGCCGTCACTATCGGCGGGGTGTACTGGCACTTTGTCGATGTTGTCTGGCTGTTCGTTTTCACTACCCTTTACCTGGTTCCTTACCTCTGA